Proteins encoded together in one Cicer arietinum cultivar CDC Frontier isolate Library 1 chromosome 4, Cicar.CDCFrontier_v2.0, whole genome shotgun sequence window:
- the LOC101505222 gene encoding disease resistance protein RPM1, giving the protein MAETAVWFVLRQVYQLLKEEQTLLKDVSRDLEHIKNELEFIRAFLKDADQRATSDTELEIKAWVKQLRELSFRIEDVVDQYIMDVSQHHHHHHHHHGGYIAKLQNLAGLIKLKTIKPRHRVACEIQDIKLSFHEIKERSKRYNLLSSLGPQGSITKDVVAKSRDPDRLASLFIEEDELVGFEKPRDEIVGWLVDGEVIDRSVISVVGMGGLGKTTLAKNVFDNPQVKGHFDCRAFLVVSQSYNVEALLRNMMMQFSEETKEPLPRGTNTMDKMQLITLARSYLQSKRYVICFDDVWTINFWDEIQLATPDNKKGSRIMITTRNLDVSNYCRKDSCVQMHKLQSLPPNKAWELFCNKAFRFDFYGNCPPELKDISEEIVQKCEGLPLAIVAVGGLLSTKDKTVSEWKKLCQNLSLELDRNPHLANLPRILGLSYEDLPHHLKSCMLYFGIYPEDYSIRSSRLIRQWIAEGFVKHEVGKSLEEVGEEYLIELIHRSLVHVSRVHYDGKATSCRIHDLLREMIMRKMKDLSFCHVVREDNQEHISDVIVTIRRLAVETSSSNVLRSIEHFPIRSLYIFNAFINFPDYFGSKIFAKSKLLKVLDLEGAWLNYVPDEIGNLFHLKYLSLRYTNVKNLPKSIGKLQNLETLDLKETLVCELPSEINRLLKLRHLLVYCRKTYSSISGESGVKMMEGVGGMTVLQKLYHIEVNHGGLNLIAELRKLRQLRKLGLKNVKREYGNALCDSIKEMNCLESLHVSAINEHEIIDLQFISSLPQLRQLHLFGRLEKLPNWISRLDHLVRLSIRFSKLKDDPLKLLKDLPNLLRLAIVCDAYDGEMLHFQVGFKKLNNLYLVQLNNLNSILIDNGACPAIKLIEMVHIPKLKEIPTDIHLLKSLETLYFIDMPYEFNQSIDPNGGPKNWVIQHVQKVTVIVKVGSTNSFDYNYRTICHTRGT; this is encoded by the exons ATGGCAGAAACTGCAGTGTGGTTTGTTCTAAGGCAAGTGTACCAACTCCTGAAAGAGGAACAAACACTACTCAAAGATGTAAGCAGAGACTTAGAACACATAAAAAATGAACTCGAATTCATTCGTGCCTTCTTAAAAGACGCAGATCAAAGAGCCACGTCAGATACCGAATTAGAAATCAAAGCTTGGGTGAAGCAATTGAGAGAATTATCATTTCGCATAGAAGATGTCGTCGATCAATACATCATGGATGTGTctcaacatcatcatcatcatcatcatcatcatggtGGATACATAGCTAAACTCCAAAACCTTGCTGGTTTAATCAAATTGAAAACCATAAAACCTCGTCATCGAGTAGCGTGTGAGATTCAagatatcaaattgtcatttcaTGAAATCAAAGAAAGATCTAAAAG ATACAATTTACTTTCCTCACTTGGACCACAAGGATCAATTACGAAAGATGTTGTGGCGAAGTCACGTGATCCTGATCGATTGGCTTCACTTTTTATTGAAGAAGATGAACTTGTTGGATTTGAGAAACCTAGGGATGAAATTGTTGGTTGGTTGGTGGATGGAGAAGTGATAGATCGTAGTGTGATTTCAGTAGTTGGAATGGGGGGACTTGGGAAAACCACTCTTGCTAAAAATGTTTTTGATAATCCCCAAGTGAAAGGACACTTTGATTGTCGTGCATTTCTTGTAGTTTCTCAATCTTATAATGTTGAAGCTTTGTTGAGAAACATGATGATGCAATTTTCTGAAGAAACTAAAGAACCTCTTCCTCGAG GTACAAACACGATGGACAAGATGCAACTCATTACTCTGGCAAGGTCTTACTTGCAGAGCAAAAGGTACGTAATTTGCTTCGATGACGTATGGACAATAAATTTTTGGGATGAAATCCAACTTGCCACACCTGATAACAAGAAAGGGAGTAGGATAATGATCACAACCAGGAATTTGGATGTTTCCAACTATTGTAGGAAAGATTCTTGTGTTCAAATGCACAAGTTGCAATCCTTGCCTCCAAACAAAGCATGGGAACTCTTTTGCAACAAGGCATTTCGATTTGATTTCTATGGAAATTGTCCACCAGAGCTCAAAGATATATCTGAAGAAATCGTTCAAAAATGCGAGGGGTTGCCGCTTGCAATTGTTGCTGTAGGAGGTCTCTTGTCAACTAAAGATAAAACTGTTTCTGAATGGAAAAAACTATGCCAAAATCTAAGTTTGGAGTTAGACCGTAATCCTCATTTAGCTAACTTACCAAGAATTTTAGGCCTTAGTTATGAGGACTTGCCACATCATTTGAAATCATGTATGTTGTATTTTGGTATATACCCAGAAGATTACTCAATTAGGAGTTCAAGGTTGATCCGACAATGGATAGCCGAGGGGTTTGTTAAACACGAAGTAGGGAAATCTTTGGAGGaagttggagaagaatacttGATAGAGTTGATCCATAGAAGTTTGGTTCATGTCTCCCGTGTTCACTATGATGGTAAAGCTACAAGCTGTCGAATCCATGATTTGTTACGAGAAATGATCATGAGAAAAATGAAGGATTTAAGTTTTTGTCATGTTGTCCGTGAAGATAATCAGGAACACATCTCTGATGTAATTGTAACGATCAGGCGATTGGCTGTAGAAACCAGTTCCAGCAATGTGCTAAGGAGCATTGAACACTTCCCTATACGATCCCTATATATATTCAATGCTTTTATAAACTTTCCTGATTACTTTGGGAGTAAGATCTTTGCAAAGTCTAAGCTTTTGAAAGTATTGGACTTGGAAGGTGCTTGGTTGAACTATGTTCCTGATGAAATTGGAAATCTTTTTCACTTAAAGTACTTGAGCTTAAGATATACAAATGTCAAGAATCTTCCTAAGTCCATTGGCAAACTACAAAATCTAGAGACCTTGGACCTAAAGGAAACACTAGTGTGCGAATTACCAAGTGaaataaataggcttttaaaGTTGCGCCATCTTCTAGTTTACTGCAGAAAAACATATTCTAGTATCAGTGGTGAAAGTGGGGTGAAAATGATGGAAGGTGTTGGAGGCATGACAGTTTTGCAGAAACTTTATCATATAGAGGTAAACCATGGTGGGTTGAACCTAATAGCAGAGTTAAGAAAGCTGAGGCAATTAAGGAAGTTGGGACTAAAGAATGTAAAGAGAGAATATGGAAATGCTCTTTGTGATTCAATAAAGGAAATGAATTGCCTTGAATCTCTTCATGTTAGTGCAATAAATGAACATGAAATCATAGACTTGCAATTCATTTCATCTCTCCCTCAACTTAGACAACTTCACTTGTTTGGTCGATTAGAAAAGCTTCCTAATTGGATTTCAAGACTTGATCATCTTGTTAGGTTGTCAATTCGATTTTCCAAGTTAAAGGATGATCCACTCAAGTTACTTAAAGATTTGCCAAACTTGTTGCGTCTTGCGATTGTCTGTGATGCTTATGATGGAGAAATGTTGCACTTCCAAGTTGGGTTTAAGAAGCTGAACAACCTATATCTTGTGCAGTTGAATAACttgaattcaattttaattgacAATGGAGCTTGTCCTGCCATTAAACTAATTGAAATGGTGCATATCCCCAAACTAAAAGAGATTCCCACTGATATTCATCTGCTAAAGAGCCTTGAAACTTTGTATTTCATTGATATGCCTTATGAGTTTAATCAAAGCATTGATCCAAATGGTGGACCCAAAAACTGGGTCATCCAACATGTTCAAAAGGTAACTGTTATAGTGAAGGTTGGTTCAACAAATTCTTTTGACTACAACTATCGCACTATTTGTCATACAAGGGGTACATGA
- the LOC101506313 gene encoding glycine dehydrogenase (decarboxylating), mitochondrial translates to MERARRLANRATLKRLLSEAKQNRNNETIWNTSTTPIPSSRYVSSVSNSVHRTRGSKQDNIFTRKPNVPRSVVGFLGIGYPSQSRSISVEALKPSDTFPRRHNSATPEEQTKMAESCGFNTLDSLVDATVPKSIRLKEMKFNKFDGGLTEGQMIEHMKYLASKNKIFKSFIGMGYYNTHVPPVILRNIMENPAWYTQYTPYQAEISQGRLESLLNFQTMITDLTGLPMSNASLLDEGTAAAEAMSMCNNIQKGKKKTFIIASNCHPQTIDICKTRADGFELKVVVKDVKDIDYKSGDVCGVLVQYPGTEGEVLDYGDFIKKAHANEVKVVMASDLLALTVLKPPGEFGADIVVGSAQRFGVPMGYGGPHAAFLATSQEYKRMMPGRIIGVSVDSSGKSAFLATSQEYKRMMPGRIIGVSVDSSGKSALRMAMQTREQHIRRDKATSNICTAQALLANMAAMYAVYHGPEGLKTIAQRVHGLAGVFALGLKKLGTVEVQDLPFFDTVKIKTSNAKAIADAAVKSEINLRVVDGNTITVAFDETTTLEDVDKLYKVFAGGKSVSFTAASLAAEVQNAIPSGLVRESPYLTHPIFNTYQTEHELLRYIHRLQSKDLSLCHSMIPLGSCTMKLNATTEMMPVTWPSFTDIHPFAPTEQAQGYQEMFNNLGELLCTITGFDSFSLQPNAGAAGEYAGLMVIRAYHLSRGDHHRNVCIIPVSAHGTNPASAAMCGMKIVTIGTDAKGNINIEELKKAAEKHKDNLSAFMVTYPSTHGVYEEGIDDICKIIHDNGGQVYMDGANMNAQVGLTSPGWIGADVCHLNLHKTFCIPHGGGGPGMGPIGVKKHLAPFLPSHPVVPTGGIPAPEKYQPLGSISAAPWGSALILPISYTYIAMMGSQGLTDASKIAILNANYMAKRLENYYPVLFRGVNGTVAHEFIIDLRGFKNTAGIEPEDVAKRLMDYGFHGPTMSWPVPGTLMIEPTESESKAELDRFCDALISIRKEIAEVEKGNADIHNNVLKGAPHPPSLLMADAWTKPYSREYAAFPAAWLRVAKFWPTTGRVDNVYGDRNLICTLQPASQGVEEQAAATA, encoded by the exons ATGGAACGTGCTCGTAGACTCGCAAACCGTGCAACTCTGAAGCGTCTTCTTTCAGAGGCAAAACAAAATCGAAACAATGAAACAATATGGAACACTTCCACAACACCAATCCCTTCATCAAGGTACGTTTCCTCTGTTTCAAACTCTGTTCACAGAACAAGAGGATCCAAACAAGATAACATTTTCACAAGAAAACCCAACGTTCCACGAAGCGTGGTTGGTTTTCTCGGTATTGGGTACCCTTCACAATCTCGATCCATTAGCGTAGAAGCTTTAAAACCAAGTGACACATTCCCAAGACGCCATAACTCAGCAACACCAGAAGAACAAACAAAAATGGCTGAATCATGTGGTTTCAATACCCTTGATTCACTTGTTGATGCAACAGTTCCGAAATCAATCCGtttaaaagaaatgaaatttaacaaattcgATGGAGGGTTAACAGAAGGTCAAATGATTGAACACATGAAATATTTAGCTTCAAAAAACAAGATTTTTAAATCTTTCATTGGAATGGGTTACTATAACACACATGTTCCACCTGTGATTTTGAGGAACATAATGGAGAATCCTGCTTGGTATACTCAGTATACACCTTATCAAGCCGAGATTTCACAAGGTCGGCTTGAATCACTTTTGAATTTTCAAACCATGATTACTGATCTCACTGGTTTGCCTATGTCAAATGCTTCATTGCTTGATGAAGGTACTGCTGCAGCTGAAGCAATGTCTATGTGTAATAATATTCAAAAGGGTAAGaaaaaaacttttattattGCTAGTAATTGTCATCCACAAACAATTGACATATGTAAGACAAGAGCTGATGGATTTGAGTTGAAAGTTGTGGTGAAAGATGTTAAGGATATTGATTACAAATCTGGTGATGTTTGTGGTGTTCTTGTTCAGTATCCTGGTACTGAAGGTGAGGTTTTGGATTATGGTGACTTTATTAAGAAGGCTCATGCTAATGAGGTTAAGGTTGTTATGGCAAGTGATTTGTTGGCATTGACTGTTTTGAAGCCTCCTGGTGAGTTTGGTGCTGATATTGTTGTTGGTTCAGCTCAGAGATTTGGTGTTCCTATGGGATATGGAGGTCCTCATGCTGCTTTTTTGGCTACATCACAAGAGTATAAGAGGATGATGCCTGGTAGAATTATTGGTGTTAGTGTTGATTCTTCTGGAAAGAGTGCTTTTTTGGCTACATCACAAGAGTATAAGAGGATGATGCCTGGTAGAATTATTGGTGTTAGTGTTGATTCTTCTGGTAAGAGTGCTTTGAGGATGGCTATGCAAACTAGGGAGCAGCATATTCGTAGGGATAAGGCTACCAGCAACATTTGTACTGCTCAG GCATTGCTTGCAAACATGGCTGCCATGTATGCTGTATATCATGGACCTGAAGGACTTAAAACCATTGCACAAAGGGTTCATGGTCTTGCTGGTGTATTTGCTCTTGGATTAAAGAAGCTTGGAACTGTGGAAGTTCAGGATCTTCCTTTCTTTGACACTGTGAAGATTAAGACTTCAAATGCCAAAGCAATTGCAGATGCTGCTGTCAAAAGTGAAATCAATTTGAGAGTTGTAGATGGAAACACT atCACTGTTGCTTTTGATGAAACAACCACATTAGAGGATGTTGATAAGCTTTACAAAGTTTTTGCTGGTGGCAAATCT GTCTCATTCACAGCTGCATCTCTTGCAGCTGAAGTTCAGAATGCAATTCCTTCTGGATTAGTTAGGGAGAGCCCTTATCTGACACACCCTATCTTTAACAC gTACCAAACTGAGCATGAGTTGCTGAGATACATTCATAGGCTACAATCAAAAGATCTCTCACTTTGCCACAGTATGATCCCACTTGGATCTTGTACAATGAAGCTGAATGCAACAACTGAAATGATGCCTGTGACATGGCCTAGCTTCACTGATATTCACCCTTTTGCACCAACTGAACAGGCTCAAGGTTATCAG GAAATGTTCAACAATTTGGGTGAACTGTTGTGTACCATCACTGGATTTGACTCATTCTCTCTGCAACCAAATGCTGGTGCTGCTGGAGAATATGCTGGACTCATGGTTATTCGTGCATATCATTTG TCGAGAGGCGACCACCACCGCAATGTTTGCATTATACCGGTCTCAGCACATGGTACAAATCCTGCTAGTGCTGCTATGTGTGGAATGAAAATTGTCACCATAGGAACTGATGCTAAGGGAAACATTAACATTGAAGAGTTGAAGAAGGCTGCTGAAAAACATAAGGACAACTTATCTGCATTTATG GTAACATATCCTTCAACTCATGGTGTTTATGAAGAAGGTATTGATGATATTTGCAAGATCATCCATGATAATGGAGGTCAAGTATACATGGATGGTGCAAACATGAATGCACAG GTAGGACTTACAAGCCCAGGTTGGATTGGAGCAGATGTTTGCCATCTCAATCTCCATAAGACATTTTGCATTCCTCATGGAGGAGGAGGCCCTGGCATGGGTCCTATTGGTGTAAAGAAACACTTGGCACCATTTTTACCCTCACATCCTGTG GTGCCAACTGGAGGAATTCCTGCCCCTGAAAAATATCAACCACTTGGTTCCATCTCTGCTGCACCTTGGGGATCAGCACTCATATTGCCAATCTCTTACACATACATAGCCATGATGGGTTCTCAAGGACTCACTGATGCTTCAAAGATAGCCATTTTGAATGCAAACTACATGGCAAAACGATTGGAG AACTATTACCCGGTTCTTTTCCGCGGAGTCAATGGAACAGTTGCTCATGAGTTCATTATTGACTTAAGAGGCTTTAAG AACACTGCTGGAATAGAGCCTGAAGATGTTGCGAAACGTCTCATGGATTATGGATTTCATGGACCAACAATGTCATGGCCTGTTCCTGGTACACTCATGATTGAACCTACTGAAAGTGAAAGCAAG GCTGAGTTAGACAGGTTTTGTGATGCTCTTATTTCCATCAGAAAAGAAATTGCTGAGGTTGAGAAAGGAAA